In Puntigrus tetrazona isolate hp1 chromosome 7, ASM1883169v1, whole genome shotgun sequence, the following are encoded in one genomic region:
- the rasl11a gene encoding ras-like protein family member 11A-like, producing MRLLVEQPRTMSGGSSNFLLVPIPEYPVLDCVPNKNVKIVVLGASNVGKTALIVRFLTKRFIGDYEANTGALYSRKINLDGEQVSLQVQDTPCVSLQDDAEGLYCQEQINRSIYWADGYVLVFSITDLNSYRTIQPLYQHVRRIHPSGNIPVIIVGNKSDLLRARQVPDHEGKALADELGGPYFEASARENHESVQAAFLTLCQEVSRALGGGNGEKRKGGLHLARPKSPNMQELKRRFRQVLSSKVKSATAL from the exons ATGCGTCTTCTTGTCGAACAGCCAAGAACAATGAGCGGTGGCTCTAGCAACTTTCTGCTAGTTCCTATACCGGAGTATCCTGTACTAGACTGCGTgccaaacaaaaacgtcaaaaTAGTTGTTCTCGGTGCCAGCAATGTCGGAAAAACcg CACTGATTGTGCGATTTCTCACTAAGAGGTTCATAGGAGACTACGAAGCCAACACAG GAGCCTTGTATTCGAGGAAGATTAATTTGGACGGGGAGCAGGTTTCTTTGCAAGTGCAAGACACTCCGTGTGTTTCTCTGCAG GATGACGCAGAGGGTCTTTACTGTCAAGAGCAGATCAACCGCTCCATTTACTGGGCAGATGGTTATGTGCTTGTCTTCTCCATCACTGACCTCAACAGCTACCGTACCATCCAGCCTCTCTACCAACACGTGCGCCGAATACATCCCAGCGGCAACATCCCTGTTATCATCGTGGGAAACAAGAGTGACCTGCTGCGTGCCCGGCAGGTTCCAGATCACGAGGGCAAGGCGCTGGCCGATGAATTGGGAGGGCCCTACTTCGAGGCTTCGGCCAGGGAGAACCACGAGAGCGTCCAGGCTGCTTTCCTGACCTTGTGCCAGGAGGTGAGCCGAGCGCTGGGAGGAGGAAATGGGGAGAAGAGAAAAGGTGGACTACACCTTGCCAGGCCAAAGAGCCCAAATATGCAAGAGCTGAAGAGAAGGTTCCGGCAAGTCTTGTCTTCCAAGGTCAAGTCAGCGACTGCACTATGA